CCACAGTTTCGCGGAGAGGATCGCCGGTGCGCCTGGAGCTGAAGTCGCGCGACCTCACCCGCGTGGGGCTGTCCAACGCCGCCGATCCGTGCTGGGAGCTGGCGAGCAGCGTGCGGCTGCTGCTGGACGAGGAGGTGGCGTTCGGCTGGTGGCGGCGCCGCGTCCAGGGGCGGCTGCCGGAGTCCTTCCCGGTGTTGCGGTGGCTGTACGGGTCGGGGGAGGTGCCGGAGTTCCTGCTGCCCGCGGGCGGTGACCTGGCGTCCGGGCTCGCGGCGGTGCTGGGCACGCAGCCGGACCGGGTGCGGGCCGCGCTGGCGGCGCTGCCGGAGCCGCGCGGCCTGCCACCGTGGGCCGCGGCGTTGCGGTCCGGTTCGGACGCCGCGCTGTCGCGGCTGGTGCAGGCGTTGCGGGAGTACTTCATGGTCGCGCTGGCGCCGCACTGGGACACCGTGCGGGCGCGGGTCGAGGTGGACCGGCAGGCGCGGATCCAGGCGCTGGCCGACGGTGGGGTGGACGGTCTGCTGGCCACGCTGCGCCCGGTGCTGCGGTGGGAGCCGCCGTACCTGGTGACGGGCGTGGCGAGCCCCGGCACGCCGCGGCGGACGGCCGGGGTGCTGCTTGTGCCCACCTATTTCACGGTGCAGCCGTGGATCGTGCCCGGCTCGGCGGGCCCGGTGCGCCTCGGATACCCCGCGGCGGCCGAAGACCCACGCGTCCGCCGCGCCCCGCACGCCACCCCGCGCGCCCTGGCGGCGCTGCTGGGCCCGACCCGCGCGGCGGCGATGGTCCTGGCAGCGGCCGGATGCAGCACGTCGGACCTGGCGGCGCGCCTGGGGGTGACCCCGTCCGCGGCGAGCAAGCACATGTCGGTGCTGCGGGCGGCCGGCCTGATCGCGAGCCACCGCAACCGCAACACGGTGCGTCATTCACTGACCCCATTGGGAATGGCGTTGGTGGACGGCGCTTCGGCCTGAGCGAGCCCCGGCATCCGGGCAGCGGCGGCGGAATGGTGGGACATACCGCCGGCTGGGGCGGCGCGCGGGTGCGGCGCTAGGCACGCGTGGGATCGTGCGTGGCCGCGGCTGCCCTGGTCGTGCCGCGCATCGCGTTGTTGGGCGGTGCTGCGGCCCACGGCGGTTGCCGGCCGGTGCGGCGGCCGCGGCATGAGCGAGCCCCGGCGCCAGGGCAGCGGCGCGGCCCCGCCGAATGACACTTGCCGGGTGCGACGGCGCTTCAGCCTGGGACGGCGCTTTAGCCTGGGTGTGGCCCGGCGCGCGGCGATGGTGCTCAGGATGGGGCGGCGCGTCGGTACGGGTTGAGGCGCGATGGGATCGCGCGTGGCCGCCGTGTGGCACTTTGTCGCGCGGGCGGCGCTTCGGCGTCAGCGAGCCCGGGCAGCGGCGCAGGGCTCTCGGGATGGTGGGCGCCTCCGCCCGTTGGTGTCAGGTCGGCGGGGCGCGCGGCGGGATTCGGCGTAGTGCCTGTGGCCGGGCCGCCGTGTGGCACTTTGTCGCGCGGGCGGCGCTTCGGCCTGAGCGAGCCCCGGCATCCGGGATGGCGGTTGCCGGCCGGTGCGGCAGCCGCGGCATGAGCGAGCCCCGGCGCCAGGGCAGCGGCGCCGGGGCTCGGGGAGAAGGCGGGGCGGCTAGTGCGCCGTCGCCTTCTCGGCGCCGGCGCCGGTCAGCGAGCGCACCTCCATCTCCGCGTGCTTGCGCTCGTCGTGCTCCTTCGACAGCAACGTGCCGACGATGCCGAGCAGGAACGACGCCGGGATGGACACCAGGCCCGGGTTCTGCAGCGGGAACCAGTCGAAGTCCGCGTTCGGCAGCATCGACTTCGGCGTCCCGGACACGGCGGGCGAGAACACGATCAGCGTGATCGTGATCGCCAGGCCGCCGTAGATGCTCCACAGCGCACCCGAGGTGTTGAACCGCTTCCAGAACAGCGAGTACAGGATCGTCGGCAGGTTCGCCGACGCCGCCACCGCGAACGCCAGCGCCACCAGGAACGCGACGTTCTGGTTCTTCGCCAGGATGCCGCCGACGATCGCGACCGCGCCGATCACCACGGCGGTGATCCGGGCGACCCGCACCTCGCCGTTGGGGTCGTCCACCTTGCCCTTCTTGATCACGTTCGCGTAGATGTCGTGCGCGAACGACGCCGACGCGGTGATCGTCAGCCCGGCCACCACGGCGAGGATCGTCGCGAAGGCGACCGCGGCGATGAACCCGAGCAGCACCGGCCCGCCCAGTTCCAGCGCCAGCAGCGGCGCCGCCGCGTTCTCCGAACCCGGCGCCTTCCGGATCACGTCCGCGCCGACGAGCGCGTTCGCGCCGTAGCCGAGCACAAGCGTGAACAGGTAGAACAGCCCGATCAGCGCGATCGCCCACACCACCGATCGACGGGCTTCCTTCGCGGTCGGCACGGTGTAGAACCGCATCAGCACGTGCGGCAGGCCCGCGGTGCCCAGCACGAGCGCCAGGCCCAGCGACAGGAAGTCGATCTTCGACGTCCCGGTCGCGCCGTAGCGGGCGCCCGGGTTCAGCACCGCCTCGCTGGAGCGGTCCACCGCGCCCTGCAGCAGCGCGGACAGGTTGAGCCCGTACTTGCCCAGCACCCACACGGTCATCAGAGCGGCGCCCGCGATCAGCAGGACCGCCTTGATGATCTGCACCCAGGTGGTGCCCTTCATGCCGCCGACGAGCACGTAGATGATCATCACGACGCCCACGACGGCGATGACCACCGACTGCCCGATCCCGCTGGACACGCCCAGCAGCAACGAAACCAGCACACCGGCGCCGGCCATCTGGGCCAGCAGGTAGAAGAAGCTCACCGCGAGCGTGGACGTCGCCGCCGCCGCGCGCACCGGCCGCTGCCGCATCCGGAACGCCAGCACGTCGCCCATCGTGAACTTGCCGGTGTTGCGCAGCAGTTCCGCGACCAGCAGCAGCGCGACCAGCCACGCCACCAGGAAGCCGATGGAGTACAGGAACCCGTCGTAGCCGTACACCGCGATGGCGCCGGCGATGCCGAGGAACGACGCGGCCGACAGGTAGTCACCGGCGATCGCGACGCCGTTCTGCGGTCCGGTGAACGCGCGCCCGGCCGCGTAGTAGTCCGACGCGGTCTTGGTGTTGCGGCTGGCCCGCAGCACGATCACCAGTGTGACGGCCACGAACAGGCCGAAGATGCTGATGTTGAGCGCGGGGCTGCTGCCCGCGACTCCCGCGGCGAGGTTCATCGCGCGCCTCCCTCGACGTCCTCACGGATGCGGTCGGCGATCGGGTCCAGCTTCCGGTTGGCGAAGCGGACGTACAGGCCGGTGATCAGGAACGTGGACACGAACTGCAGCAGTCCCAGCAGCAGTCCGACGTTGAAGTTGCCGACCAGCTTGGTCGACATGAACCCGTGCGCGTAGTCGGCGAGCAGGACGTAGAGCAGGTACCAGCCCAGGAACAACGCGGTCATCGGGAAGACGAAGCCCCGCAGCCTTCGGCGCAGCTGCGCGAATTCGGGGCTGGAGTGGACCCGCGTCCACTCCTCGTGGCCGAGATCGTGCTCGGTGGCCGCCACTGGAGACCTCCTTGTCGTGTGGTGGCGGACACGTTAGGAGGTCACGACGTGCGGCGCGGTGGCGTGGCGACCAACCGTCAGCGGGCGCGACGAACGGTCGACAAGCGGTCGCGGAAACCGGTCGAACGGCGGCGCGGACCGGCCTGGCGCGGCGGGTTCTCGTCCAGGTGCAGCCGCAACATGGCGGTGATCGCCCAGGCGGGCGGCCGCCCGCGCAGGGACACCACCACCATCGTGCCGAAAGCCAGCGGAACCGACCAGGGCGCGGGCTGGGCGAGCAGGATCGCGAGCACGCCGTGCACGTCCGCACCGGCCAGGGTCGCGAGGATCGCGCCGGACGACGCGAGCAGTCCGGTGAGGACCCCGGCGATCGCGCCGCGCGCGGTCAGCCGCGACCACCAGATGCCGAGGACGAGCAGCGGACAGAACGTCGACGCCGCGACCGTGAACCCCCACGTGACGAGCACACCCGCGTCGAGGTGCACGGCGAACAGGGCGAGCAGCACCACCGCGGCCGCGGCGGCGACGACGGTGCCGCGCAGCCGGGCCAGCCCGCCCGGCGCGAGGTCGTGCGCGATCGCGCCGGACACCGCCAGCAGCAAGCCCAGTGAAGTGGCGAGGAACGCGGCGAACGCGCCCGCGGTGAGCAGGCCGGTGAACAACGTGCCCGCCCAGCCGGTGTCGACCTGCATCGGCAGCGCGACGACCGCGGTGTCGGTGGCGCCGGACAGGTACAGGTGCGGCACCAGGACCCGGCCGAGCACGCCGTAGACGCCGGGGAAGACGTAGAACGCGGACAGCAGCGCCACGGTGAGGGCGGCGGTGCGGCGGGCGGCGCGGCCGTCGGGGCTGGTGTGGAAGCGCATGATCACGTGCGGCAGGCCCATGGTGCCGAGCACGATGGCGACCAGGACGGCGAGGGTGCCGAGCAGCGGGTGGCCTTCGTTGTCCAGGTTGAGCAGCGGCCGTTCCCAGCCCGCGGAGCCCGGCGGGGCGGTGCCGGGCAGCCGCGGGACCGGTTGCCCGGCGAGGAAGACGAGTTCCTCGCCCGCGGCGAAGGTGTGCGGGCCGGGGGTGAGCGTGACCGGTGTGCCGTCGGGCTCCCTGGCCTGGATGGGCTGGGTGGCCTCCAGGGTGACGTCGACGCGGAAGACCACGCGGGTGTCCTGGCGGAGCTGGGTGAATTCGGCGGGGTGCAGGGCCTCGTCGCGCGCGGCGGCGCCGGCCGTGATCGCCAGCCACAGCGCGGGGACGGCGAACAGGACGACCTTCAGCACGAACTGGAAGGCCTGCACGTAGGTCGCCGCGCGCATCCCGCCGAGCGCGAGCGTGGTGGCGACGGCGGCCCCGGCGAGGACGACGCCGACCCAGTAGGGCGTGCCGCTGACGACGCTCAGCACCAGGCCGGACGTGCGGAACTGGGGGACGAGGTAGAGCGCGCCGATGACGAGCACGACGACGGCGGCGAGCCTGCGCAGCGCCGGCGAGGCGAGCCGGGCTTCGGCGAAGTCGGGCACGGTGAGCGCCCCGGAGCGGCGCATGGGGGCGGCGACGAGGACGAGCATGGCGATGTAGCCGGCGGTGAAGCCGACCGGGTACCAGAGCGCGCCGACCCCGTCCTTGACGACGAGCCCGGCGACGCCGAGGAACGAGGCCGCGGAGAGGTACTCGCCCGACACGGCGGCCGAGTTGAGCAGCGGAGTGACCCGGCGGGAGGCGACGAGGAAGTCGGAGGTGGTGCGCATGGCGGCGACCCCGCGCAGCCCGATGAAGAGCGTGACGAGGACGACCGGGGCGACGGCGAAGAGACCGACCATCAGGGCTGCTCGGTTCGTTCGGCGCGGGGCGGGTGCGCGGGGGTATTGGGCTGTGGGGCGGGCGAGGTGACCGTGGAGGGAGTGGCCATCAGGGGTGTTCGGTTGGTTCGGCGTGGGGCAAGCGTGCGGGTGTGTTCGGCGGCTGCGAAGGTGGCGACCATCAGGGCTGCTCGGCTTGTCCGGCACGGGGCGAGTGCCCGGGCGTATCGGGCGGCGGGTGCGGGGTGGCTGGTCATCAACGTTTCTCGGCTCGTTCGGCGCGGCGCAGGTGCCAGTGCCCGAGCCCGATGAGCAGCGGGTACGGCACGACAGCCAGCACCAGCCAGGAAACCGGCACCCCGGCGAGGCGGGTGTGGTCGAGCGCGGGCCAGACCGCGAACAGGACCGGCAGCCCGGCGAGCACCGCGAAGAGCAGCAGCAGTGCGGCGACCGCCCGGCGGCGTTGACGGCGGTAGTTCCGCAGGGCGCGCTCGGCGTCGGCAGCTTCGAGCCGCGGCGGGCGCCAGCGCCCCCGCTGCCTACGACGCGCATGGGCGAGCCGGGTCTGCGGACTCATCACCGCGACGCGGCGGTTGGGCATTCAGCACCTCCCCGCGGGGTAGGGGACAGGGGCACTCCGGATCCGCAGGTGAGGGCGTCCCGGAACCGCGCCGCGGTTGCGCGGCAGCCGCCGCCCAACGGCGCGCGGAAGCTTCCGCCAGGCCACACGCTGTCCACCGCGCGAGGGGCACCAGTCCGCGTCCGGGAGCAGCCGCCAAGCCACCCGCCAAGCGCCCATGATCACCGCCCCAGCTCGCTGCGCTGCGCCGCGCGCAGCAGCCGTTCCCGCAGCTCGCGGGCGTGCCGTCGGCTCACCGGGACGTCCCCGGCCGCCGTGTGCGCCAGCAGCCCTCCGACAGAGTCGCTGCGCAGTTCGCGCACCGCGTCCAGCGCCACCAGGTAGCCGCGGTGCACCCGCACGAACCCGCTGCCCTCCCAGTACTCCGCGAGCCGCGAGATCGGCATCCGCACCACGTGCACGCCGCCGCGCGTGTGCAGCTTGACGTAGTCGCCCTGCGCCTCGACGAACAGCACCTCGCTGCGCCGCACGTACCGCGTCCGCCCCCGCGACTCGACCGGCAGCGCCGCGAGCGCGTCGGCCAGTGCGGGCGACCTCGGCGCGCCCGCGGGCAGCATCCGCAGCACCTTCCCCAGTGCGGCCGACAACCGTTCCGCGCGCACCGGTTTCAGCAGGTAGTCCACCGCGCCGATGCCGTACGCCGTCACCGCGTGCCCGTCGTGCGCCGTCACGAACACGATCACCGGCGGTTCGCTCAGCTTCGCCAGCAGGCCGGCCAGTTCGAGCCCGTCCAGGCCGGGCATCGAGATGTCCAGGAACACCGCGTCGAACCGCTCGCTCTGGATCATCCGCAGCGCGGTCAGCGCGTCACCGGCGCCGGTCACCTCCGCCACCTCGGGCGCCTCCCGCAGCAGCTGGCAGATGTCCTCCAGCGCGGGCGGCACGTCGTCCACCGCGAGCACGCGCAACCCGGTCACGGCAGGACCACCCCGGGCTGGAACATCGGCACCCGCACCACGACGCGGGTGCCCGCGCCCGGCGCGGTTTCCACGACCAGGCCGTACCAGGGGCCGTAGACGCTGCGCAGCCGCCGGTCGACGTTGGCCAGCCCGACGCGCTCACCGTCGCCGGAGAGCACCGCTTCCGCGTCCGCGGGTGGCATGCCGACGCCGTCGTCCTCCACGCTGATCACGCAGTCGTTCCCTTCCGCCTCGCCGCGCACCGAGACCGTGCCGGGCCTGCCGAGCGGCTCGATCCCGTGCCGGATGGCATTTTCGACCAGCGGCTGCAGCACCAGGTACGGCACCGGCACGGCGAGCACGTCCGGCGCGACGCGGATCTGCACGCGCAACCGGTCGCCGAGGACGGCCCGCTGCAGCGCGAGGTAGGTCTCGATGGCGTGGAACTCGTCCGCGAGCGCGGTGTACTCGCCGTGCCTGGCGAGACTGTGCCGGATGTAGTCGGCGAAGTCGAGCATCAGTTCGCGGGAGCGGTCGGGGTCGGAGCGCACCAGCGACGCGATGACGGTGAGCGCGTTGTAGACGAAGTGCGGGGAGATCTCCGCGCGCAGCGCCCGCAGTTCCGACTGCGCCGCCAGCTCCGCGGACGCCTCCAGCCTGCCCCGTTCCAGCGCGCCGGCGACCAGCCGGGCCACCTCCTGCACGGCCTTGCGCGGCGCCTCGCCCTCGACGACGAGCACCCCGGCGAGCTCGCCGTCGACGTCGAGGGGCACCGCCCGCAGCGGCGCCTTCCCGGCCGGCGTCTCACTGTGCAGGACGGCGGAGACGAGTTCGCGGGCCGCGTCCTCGTCGGCGGGGTGACCGGCCCAGGTGGTCGCGCCGGAGAGGTCGGCCAGCCCGGCCGCGGGCACGCCGAGCAGGGACCGGACGCCCTTCGCCGCCGCCCGCGCGCCCGGCCCGGACAGCCCGTCGGCGAGGTGCCCGGCGACGCCCCGCGCGGTGGCGAGCACGTCGGCGGCGTCCGGGGCGCGCCGGGCACGCCAGAGGGCGCGCACGCCCGCGGGCTCCTCCTCGGCGACCACCAGTCCTCCCATCGACCACGATGAGTGCCGGTCGATAGTACGGGGCGGACCTGCCCCGCACGGGGGTTGGCGGGGGCGGTGCTCCTGGTATACAAAGAGGTGAGCCCGTCCCCGCGATCATGGGGTGTGGCAGCCGTGACCCTTCGCCGAACGGGATCCTGCTGTGACGGGCTTCGTCCACCCCCTCCGCGACCGCCCCGACCTGGGACCGCTCCGGCCGCGCGCCGCGATCGAGGGCCGGGATGTCGACGCCCATCCGTGAGCGCGCGCCGATCACGCGTTCCGTGGTCGTGTCCGCCGCACTGGAGCTGACCCGTCGGCGTGGTCTGACCGGCTGGACGATGCGGGACCTCGCTGCGGCGGTCGGCGCGCGGGTGGTAGGTGCCGTCCCACCAGCGGCCGTGCGGGAAGCGGGGCTGGGCGTCCGCGGGCGCGGAGCGGTTCTCCGGCGGCGCCAGCCCGTACAGCTCGAAGGTCTCGTCGTTCCACGCGACGACGTTGTAGTGGTCGGTGCCACCCTCGGTGATGCGCCATTCCCAGCTGCCCACGACGGGCGGCGGGTGGTCGGCCCAGTCGGCGGACGCCTCGAGGCCTGCTCGCCACCAGCAGGATCCGGCGCACGCGCAGTGGATCCACGTCGACGCCCGGCACGGGCCGAAGGTGAGCCTCCTGCTCGCAATGGGGAACGCCAGTTACCACGGGGTCGCGCCGCGCAACGCGCTCGACCACCGCGTCGCCCAGTATGGTCCGGACGTCACCCGCGGTCGCGCCGCCCGGCCAGTGGCCGGGCGAGCGCGCCGTCCGTCCTCATCGGACCACGTAGAACGTCTTCGTGTAGGTGTTTTCCGGGCAGGTGATCGACACGGTGTGCGCGCCCCGCTTCGCCTTCGGTGACACCGTCGCCGACCAGTGCGTCGGCTCGCCGGTGGGCGTGAAGTTCAGCAGCACGTCGGACTCGGGGAGCGCCACCGCGTTGCGGCAGTTGGCTTCCACGTCCACCACGTCCCCGCGGTGGACGACGTCCGGCACCACGTTGACCCACCCGCACGAGCCGGTCGAGCCGGGGTTCGGGTCGCAGTCCACCGGGTCCGCCGCGTTCGCGGCAGGCGCCGCGAACACCGCCAGCCCGATCGCCCCGGACGCCGCCCCCATGAGAATTCCCTTGATGCGCATGCCCTTTCCTCCCTGTCGGTGGGCCTACGCACCTCCTTACGCGGTGGGCGAATCCGAGGTTGCCCGGCCGCGCAGGAAAACCAGGACCACGGAGATCACCAGGCCGAGAGCACCGGCCAGCACGAACGTGTTGCCGAGGCCGACGGCGTTCACCACCGGTTGCGCCAGCAGCGGCGAGGCGAACTGGCCGAGGAACAACGCGGACGTCAGCATCCCGAGCGCGCGGGTGCGGGCCGCGGGGTCGACCGAGGCGACCACCCACCCGTTCATCACCGGGTTCTGCAGGCCGATGCCGACGCCCGTGATGAGCATGCCGAGCGCCGCCGTCCAGATCCCGCCCGCGAGGCCGAGCACGACCAGCCCGGCGGCGTAGGCGGCGAAGAGCACAGCGGCGAGGACGCGGAAGTCCCACCGGGCGCGCAGTCGCCGGAAGTTCAGGCCCACCAGCGTCATGACGAGGTTCAGCGCGGCGATTAGCACGCCGACGACGACCGGGCCGGTGCCGGTGACCGCACCCAGCCAGAACGGCGCCTGCGTCGGCACGGTGTAGAAGACGACCACGCCGAGGAACATCAGCGCGTACAGGCCGAACAGCCGCGGTGTCCGTTGTGGACCGCCGGGGGCCGTCGGGGACTTCGGCGCCTCGGGCACGAACCGGAGGACGAGCACGACCATCGGCACCGCGAGCAGGTACACCCCGAACGGCCCGCGCCAGCTGAGGTCGGCCAGCACCCCGCCGAGCAGGAGGGCGACGACGCCGCCGAACCCCATCGCGGCGCTCTGCAGCCCCAGCACCCGGCCGTGTTCGCTGGCCGGGTAGTGGTCGGCCAGCAGCGCCGTCGAGGTCACCATGATGGCGGCGATGCCCGCGCCGAGCACCGCGCGGCCGGCCAGCAGCCCGGGCAGCCAGTCGAGCACCAGGCCCGACCCGCCGCCGACGACGTAGAGCACCAGCCCGGCGGTGAGCACCCGGACCCGCCCGGCGCGGCCGCTCAGCCGGGCGAGCACGGGCGCGGCGAGCATGATCGCGAGCCCGGGGAGGGTGAGGACGAGGCGGACCAGCAGCGCGGCGTTCGGGGTGGCCGCGAAGTGCTGTTCCATTCCCGGCAGCGCGGGGGTGATGGTGGCGCTGGCCATGATGGTCATCGTGCTGACGCCCAGCAGCGTGAACAGGAGTGTCCTGGGGGGCATCCGCAACGCGGTCGCTGTCGCATCCGTCATGGTCACGACGTTAGAAGTTGGAGTTAACTCGAGGTCAAGCCCGAGGTTCTCAGGCGGGTTCCGGAAAGCGGTCGATGTTGGCCTCCACCCAGGTGCGCAGCGCGGCCAGCGGGACGGCCGCGTCGGCGCCGAGCGGGGTCAGCCGGTACTCCACCCGCAGCGGCACGTCCGGGAACACCTCGCGCTCGATCAGCGCGTGCGACTCGAGCTTGCGCAGCGTCTGGGTCAGCACCTTCGGGCTGACGCCCTGCAGCCGCGCCCGCAGCGCGCCGAACCGCTGCGGGCCGCCCTCCAGCGCGCCCAGCGCCAGGGCGCTCCACTTGTTCGCCAGCAGGTCGAGCATGTCCCGGCACGGGCACGCGGCGGCGTAGACGTCCTTCGGGCCACAGGTCTGCACGCTGCGATGGTACCCGATGGGAACTTGTGAGCCTTGCAGGTAACTACGCCCTTCCGGCTACCGTCGCCGCCATGACGACCATGCGCGCGGTGGCTTACCGCAAGTCCCTCCCCGTCACCGATCCCGCCGCACTCGAGGACGTCGAGCTGCCGGTCCCGGAGCCAGGACCGCACGACCTCCTGGTGCGCGTCGAGGCGGTGTCGGTCAACCCGGTCGACACGAAGGTGCGCGCCGGCTCCGACCCGGGCGGCGAGCCGCGGGTGCTCGGCTTCGACGCGGCCGGCGTGGTGACCGCGACCGGCGCCGAGGTGACCCTCTTCCGGC
The window above is part of the Amycolatopsis thermoflava N1165 genome. Proteins encoded here:
- a CDS encoding DUF485 domain-containing protein; translation: MAATEHDLGHEEWTRVHSSPEFAQLRRRLRGFVFPMTALFLGWYLLYVLLADYAHGFMSTKLVGNFNVGLLLGLLQFVSTFLITGLYVRFANRKLDPIADRIREDVEGGAR
- a CDS encoding winged helix-turn-helix transcriptional regulator: MQTCGPKDVYAAACPCRDMLDLLANKWSALALGALEGGPQRFGALRARLQGVSPKVLTQTLRKLESHALIEREVFPDVPLRVEYRLTPLGADAAVPLAALRTWVEANIDRFPEPA
- a CDS encoding sensor histidine kinase; the protein is MGGLVVAEEEPAGVRALWRARRAPDAADVLATARGVAGHLADGLSGPGARAAAKGVRSLLGVPAAGLADLSGATTWAGHPADEDAARELVSAVLHSETPAGKAPLRAVPLDVDGELAGVLVVEGEAPRKAVQEVARLVAGALERGRLEASAELAAQSELRALRAEISPHFVYNALTVIASLVRSDPDRSRELMLDFADYIRHSLARHGEYTALADEFHAIETYLALQRAVLGDRLRVQIRVAPDVLAVPVPYLVLQPLVENAIRHGIEPLGRPGTVSVRGEAEGNDCVISVEDDGVGMPPADAEAVLSGDGERVGLANVDRRLRSVYGPWYGLVVETAPGAGTRVVVRVPMFQPGVVLP
- a CDS encoding cation acetate symporter, with protein sequence MNLAAGVAGSSPALNISIFGLFVAVTLVIVLRASRNTKTASDYYAAGRAFTGPQNGVAIAGDYLSAASFLGIAGAIAVYGYDGFLYSIGFLVAWLVALLLVAELLRNTGKFTMGDVLAFRMRQRPVRAAAATSTLAVSFFYLLAQMAGAGVLVSLLLGVSSGIGQSVVIAVVGVVMIIYVLVGGMKGTTWVQIIKAVLLIAGAALMTVWVLGKYGLNLSALLQGAVDRSSEAVLNPGARYGATGTSKIDFLSLGLALVLGTAGLPHVLMRFYTVPTAKEARRSVVWAIALIGLFYLFTLVLGYGANALVGADVIRKAPGSENAAAPLLALELGGPVLLGFIAAVAFATILAVVAGLTITASASFAHDIYANVIKKGKVDDPNGEVRVARITAVVIGAVAIVGGILAKNQNVAFLVALAFAVAASANLPTILYSLFWKRFNTSGALWSIYGGLAITITLIVFSPAVSGTPKSMLPNADFDWFPLQNPGLVSIPASFLLGIVGTLLSKEHDERKHAEMEVRSLTGAGAEKATAH
- a CDS encoding cation acetate symporter → MVGLFAVAPVVLVTLFIGLRGVAAMRTTSDFLVASRRVTPLLNSAAVSGEYLSAASFLGVAGLVVKDGVGALWYPVGFTAGYIAMLVLVAAPMRRSGALTVPDFAEARLASPALRRLAAVVVLVIGALYLVPQFRTSGLVLSVVSGTPYWVGVVLAGAAVATTLALGGMRAATYVQAFQFVLKVVLFAVPALWLAITAGAAARDEALHPAEFTQLRQDTRVVFRVDVTLEATQPIQAREPDGTPVTLTPGPHTFAAGEELVFLAGQPVPRLPGTAPPGSAGWERPLLNLDNEGHPLLGTLAVLVAIVLGTMGLPHVIMRFHTSPDGRAARRTAALTVALLSAFYVFPGVYGVLGRVLVPHLYLSGATDTAVVALPMQVDTGWAGTLFTGLLTAGAFAAFLATSLGLLLAVSGAIAHDLAPGGLARLRGTVVAAAAAVVLLALFAVHLDAGVLVTWGFTVAASTFCPLLVLGIWWSRLTARGAIAGVLTGLLASSGAILATLAGADVHGVLAILLAQPAPWSVPLAFGTMVVVSLRGRPPAWAITAMLRLHLDENPPRQAGPRRRSTGFRDRLSTVRRAR
- a CDS encoding LytR/AlgR family response regulator transcription factor — its product is MTGLRVLAVDDVPPALEDICQLLREAPEVAEVTGAGDALTALRMIQSERFDAVFLDISMPGLDGLELAGLLAKLSEPPVIVFVTAHDGHAVTAYGIGAVDYLLKPVRAERLSAALGKVLRMLPAGAPRSPALADALAALPVESRGRTRYVRRSEVLFVEAQGDYVKLHTRGGVHVVRMPISRLAEYWEGSGFVRVHRGYLVALDAVRELRSDSVGGLLAHTAAGDVPVSRRHARELRERLLRAAQRSELGR
- a CDS encoding MFS transporter — translated: MTDATATALRMPPRTLLFTLLGVSTMTIMASATITPALPGMEQHFAATPNAALLVRLVLTLPGLAIMLAAPVLARLSGRAGRVRVLTAGLVLYVVGGGSGLVLDWLPGLLAGRAVLGAGIAAIMVTSTALLADHYPASEHGRVLGLQSAAMGFGGVVALLLGGVLADLSWRGPFGVYLLAVPMVVLVLRFVPEAPKSPTAPGGPQRTPRLFGLYALMFLGVVVFYTVPTQAPFWLGAVTGTGPVVVGVLIAALNLVMTLVGLNFRRLRARWDFRVLAAVLFAAYAAGLVVLGLAGGIWTAALGMLITGVGIGLQNPVMNGWVVASVDPAARTRALGMLTSALFLGQFASPLLAQPVVNAVGLGNTFVLAGALGLVISVVLVFLRGRATSDSPTA
- a CDS encoding ArsR/SmtB family transcription factor; this encodes MRLELKSRDLTRVGLSNAADPCWELASSVRLLLDEEVAFGWWRRRVQGRLPESFPVLRWLYGSGEVPEFLLPAGGDLASGLAAVLGTQPDRVRAALAALPEPRGLPPWAAALRSGSDAALSRLVQALREYFMVALAPHWDTVRARVEVDRQARIQALADGGVDGLLATLRPVLRWEPPYLVTGVASPGTPRRTAGVLLVPTYFTVQPWIVPGSAGPVRLGYPAAAEDPRVRRAPHATPRALAALLGPTRAAAMVLAAAGCSTSDLAARLGVTPSAASKHMSVLRAAGLIASHRNRNTVRHSLTPLGMALVDGASA